Part of the Rhinoderma darwinii isolate aRhiDar2 chromosome 2, aRhiDar2.hap1, whole genome shotgun sequence genome, ctaatttttccagctagtttcatcacaagtaacgactcccttatagttttctggtctttctaggtcttgctgttggattgacactgtgttacttactgtgttgcttatacggttagcgatttgtcctattttcggagaactagaggcgattagtcaaattctatcttgactgtctcctggttttctaccaaggacattggtgcagttttgcacccgggcattaaacaaccatgcccttttggaaaaaatctaagaaatatcacgtctcccaaattcctgatgaaggaaatctgatgggagacataccaactatggaggagcctaacatctcgctccagaagttttctgtcatcaaagatatggcagatgaaaaatccagcgatcttagtcacagcaaatattgtgacattacgtcaaagaacaccaagaagagcgcattcagcctgctgacccgcctgcgctccaaaaatatccgtaaaaggtatgtaactaataattctcatacattgctcagatatccagagctgtggtataatagtcactagatctttaattctcctcatatattcacagaaactttggcagcagccctgtgatcggcgctagagaactggatcgctatttcccagatagacggttgagactatatgttgccacctggaatatggagggaaaggtgagaagtaatgtacaatatttattgcgacccatcagtgtgcccgagctcaagttggatgaaatgggccagtaaccatgtctctttagtttgtagttgaatatcacatagacaggttatattctaccctatgtcagttgagttggcgctctttgtatacaatattaatgtttgtatattttgaacaggattacccgcaaaatgtggaggatctgctgttaccatcagatgatacgaaagacatttatgttattggcgttcaggaaggatgtccaaacaggtaagtcttctcaggttgtcttacaccagcctatgactgcagatggacagcagggcggctgatacaaattctctctcaatgctctacttattgtattatcactccttaattttcaaaatgtatccccagaggttattatatggagtgttgatacagatgagttgagtatcttaatcttgtgtcatttattaatatgtaaatctgaaattgtgtcttcttgtagacgggaatgggagataaaattacaggagacccttggaccacactatgtattataccactcctccgggctcggagtcctgtatctcaccatctttgttcggcgggaactaatctggttctgctcaggtaagattcacattcctacgtctacataagaagtcttgaatgtagtcattagctggaacatcttatttagttattagaattagatgtctaagagcttggctctcagattcttgacttctgagtattggagatctaaaagttcacaccacagttacaaagtatgaaattatgttctagtaatatttccatagtttaattggaaataatttctattccattgttgcatgtagtactcttaaccactgacccatatttttgtgtttaatttcttatacagaggtagagcacacccatgtaacaaccaggctattccaccatgtgaaaactaaaggagccttgggtgttgccttcaccgtctttggaacatctttcctttttattaattcacatctaagatgtaagtatttacaatattaatatatgaccatgtacagttttactttgtataaaattgctgctatttgataattaactgaaatacatgggatgatatgaagagatctgtactaataatgttttggtaaaaataaaaggtttgttcctgtttgatcaaactttttctaatctatcaatctcattctatgttgtgagtggccagtaatacagatacacgcaggtacaattattagtgcaggagggggtggcggcggctggtttcagttgcgctgcctccccctcagagaggcagcaggatgGACGGTGCGAccgtataatccctcacacccacccctcctctccattagcggcggtggcgcgctgcaatgtgtttttttaaaaataatatgcgattcgggccgcccatatgatcatctgccactgctaatatgtatttttttgttggcagttggggcagtcaacaagaggatccaggactataaaaccatcactgagggtctccatctgcctcaaattattccggaaagaatcaactccaatgcctgtgagtattacttatgtggttgaacctatggatccttttatctctctatttttctccgttgagtctaatgcagtcatgtgctataatttttttattttttttaattctacagtggacgtcaccagccgctttgatcgggtgttttggtttggagacctcaattttcaacttaaagaggacagaaaaaatgtggactctcttctgcagaagatcgaaggaaaagatatgtccagtctcctcaaacacgaccatctgaatgaagccaagaacaatggtatatttactagtagacagatctctatcactcctcaaccttcattaaagggattctccaccttctgacaactgatgacctatccaccggataggtcatcagtatatcatcggtgcgggtccgacacctggacgctgcaccgttaagctgctccagtggcctgcgggcaccggatgttatggcacacaatgctatgtacggagccggaagcagttggctccttacatagcatagctgccatgatgcataactgcgggtctgcctcctattcacttgaataggagcagagttgcagtactgcagctcggctgcaattccgtggccgacgccaactgca contains:
- the LOC142741864 gene encoding phosphatidylinositol polyphosphate 5-phosphatase type IV-like produces the protein MEEPNISLQKFSVIKDMADEKSSDLSHSKYCDITSKNTKKSAFSLLTRLRSKNIRKRNFGSSPVIGARELDRYFPDRRLRLYVATWNMEGKDYPQNVEDLLLPSDDTKDIYVIGVQEGCPNRREWEIKLQETLGPHYVLYHSSGLGVLYLTIFVRRELIWFCSEVEHTHVTTRLFHHVKTKGALGVAFTVFGTSFLFINSHLRFGAVNKRIQDYKTITEGLHLPQIIPERINSNALDVTSRFDRVFWFGDLNFQLKEDRKNVDSLLQKIEGKDMSSLLKHDHLNEAKNNGSIFLGFKEHTIDFLPTYKFDIGTDTYDTSAKQRIPSYTDRVLFKSQCEGDVRVLRYDSCPVLKTSDHRPVFGIFEVKIRPGSDE